One genomic region from Salvia hispanica cultivar TCC Black 2014 chromosome 2, UniMelb_Shisp_WGS_1.0, whole genome shotgun sequence encodes:
- the LOC125204441 gene encoding NAC domain-containing protein 92-like translates to MEELRAAMMVDEAIDLPPGFRFHPSDEELITHYLSHKVVDTSFCPIAIGEVDLNKVEPWDLPWKAKLGEKEWYFFCVRDRKYPTGLRTNRATEAGYWKATGKDKDIFRAKSLVGMKKTLVFYRGRAPKGLKTNWVMHEYRLEGKDSMHNLHKSARNEWVICRIFMKTAGGKKVHISGLTSGAGADTRSSDLPPLMEFSSDDNHRMATTGPEVSNDTCFSNNPMENKSQEKVLEEFTSSSSRNYDFSPFPFAFPEVSPLNCSPFLTQINTRAETLTGRDSAMMQDESVMRLFFDNNGMETKTEPEQGMPEAGFKAYQDQDIPVISTTGIDLDCLWDY, encoded by the exons ATGGAAGAGCTGCGCGCTGCTATGATGGTCGATGAGGCGATCGATCTGCCACCCGGGTTCCGATTTCACCCGAGCGACGAGGAGCTGATAACCCACTACTTGTCGCATAAAGTAGTGGATACCAGCTTCTGCCCCATAGCCATAGGAGAAGTGGACCTCAACAAGGTCGAGCCATGGGATTTGCCTT GGAAGGCGAAATTGGGGGAGAAAGAGTGGTACTTTTTCTGTGTGAGAGATAGGAAGTATCCGACCGGTCTAAGGACTAATAGAGCTACGGAGGCCGGGTACTGGAAGGCCACTGGAAAGGATAAGGATATCTTTCGGGCAAAATCTTTAGTCGGGATGAAGAAGACTTTGGTTTTCTATAGGGGTAGGGCCCCCAAGGGATTGAAGACTAATTGGGTTATGCATGAGTATAGATTGGAGGGGAAGGATTCCATGCATAATCTCCACAAATCTGCTAGG AATGAGTGGGTGATCTGCAGGATATTTATGAAGACCGCGGGAGGGAAGAAAGTGCATATATCAGGTCTGACGAGTGGTGCTGGTGCTGATACCCGGTCTTCGGATTTGCCTCCACTGATGGAGTTCTCATCTGATGACAATCATCGCATGGCTACTACTGGGCCGGAGGTATCTAACGACACATGTTTCTCTAATAACCCAATGGAGAATAAATCTCAAGAGAAGGTCTTGGAAGAATTcacttcttcttcatcaagGAACTACGACTTCTCGCCCTTCCCATTCGCCTTCCCTGAAGTCTCGCCCTTGAATTGTTCTCCTTTTCTAACTCAAATCAATACTCGGGCCGAAACCTTGACCGGCCGCGACTCTGCCATGATGCAAGATGAGTCAGTAATGAGGCTTTTCTTCGACAACAATGGCATGGAGACGAAAACAGAGCCCGAACAGGGCATGCCCGAAGCCGGATTCAAGGCTTATCAAGATCAAGACATCCCTGTGATTTCCACTACCGGGATAGACCTTGATTGTTTATGGGATTACTGA